Proteins from one Rhodohalobacter mucosus genomic window:
- a CDS encoding CBS domain-containing protein, translating into MLAKELLNTDFTPLDPEKPVSAALAKMDAWQTTAVPVVDPDSGDILGQVNFNDIVDLSDESVPLSTLELSTPIYVFETQHIFEVARKMLQHEVRLLPVVDDEKLYTGIIEKKYVLEAFSELLNITTQGSVITVEMHQSDFTLSELVHLIETEGAKILGLTVGKSRENESMLHVSIKLSLTDTSAVTSSLQRHGYHTITENKYDLIQTDLSSRADELLRYLDV; encoded by the coding sequence GTGTTAGCAAAAGAACTATTAAATACCGATTTCACCCCACTTGACCCCGAAAAGCCGGTTTCAGCCGCGCTTGCCAAGATGGATGCGTGGCAAACAACCGCAGTACCGGTGGTGGATCCGGATTCAGGTGATATACTGGGTCAGGTGAACTTTAATGATATCGTGGATCTGAGTGACGAATCCGTTCCGCTCTCTACGCTGGAACTCAGCACCCCTATCTACGTTTTTGAAACACAGCATATCTTTGAAGTAGCCAGGAAGATGCTGCAGCACGAAGTTCGACTTTTACCTGTTGTTGACGATGAGAAGCTCTACACGGGCATTATTGAAAAGAAATATGTTCTGGAAGCATTCTCTGAACTTCTCAATATCACGACTCAGGGATCTGTTATTACCGTAGAAATGCACCAAAGTGATTTCACCCTGTCAGAACTGGTGCATTTAATTGAAACCGAGGGTGCTAAAATACTTGGTCTCACAGTGGGCAAGTCGAGGGAAAACGAATCCATGCTGCACGTTTCCATTAAGCTCAGCCTTACTGATACGTCTGCTGTCACCTCATCCCTGCAGCGACACGGCTACCATACCATCACCGAAAATAAGTACGACCTTATACAGACCGACTTGTCATCACGTGCTGATGAATTGCTCCGATACCTTGATGTGTAA
- the hflX gene encoding GTPase HflX, producing MLEDLRKPTNTKERAVLVGIYGPDTPRWLASEYLEELDLLADTAGAATVDKILQNRPHPDPTTYVGKGKLNQLKSIASDKRADILIFDDDLSPTQVRNIEKTTGVKVLDRSGLILDIFASRAKTSAAKTQVELAQLQYLLPRLTRFWTHLSRQKGGIGTKGPGETQIETDRRLIGKRISVLKEKLEKLDRQRTTQRKGREEITRVALVGYTNAGKSTLMNTLTETSVLAEDRLFATLDSTVRRLELDNHELLLSDTVGFIRKLPHNLIESFKSTLDEVRESDVLLHVVDASSRMVDDYIDVVEGTLDELDANSEKKILVFNKIDLLEPEKLIELKKEYPGAVFVSAYRGIGLNRLLERLEGIIEEDYVEFAYNVPMSHYKAVAFLHDVAIISREHFEGNSVTIEGTISKTDRERFESMMADIELVKD from the coding sequence TTGCTCGAAGATTTACGAAAACCCACAAATACGAAAGAGAGGGCTGTCCTGGTTGGTATTTATGGTCCGGACACCCCGCGATGGCTGGCATCCGAATACCTTGAAGAGCTGGATTTACTGGCAGATACCGCCGGTGCGGCAACGGTCGATAAAATACTGCAGAATCGCCCTCATCCCGATCCAACCACATATGTCGGTAAAGGTAAGCTGAATCAGCTAAAGAGCATCGCGTCTGATAAACGCGCCGATATTCTGATTTTTGACGATGACTTATCTCCGACACAGGTACGGAACATTGAAAAGACCACAGGTGTAAAAGTTCTTGACCGAAGCGGCCTTATTCTGGACATTTTTGCTTCCAGGGCAAAAACCTCTGCTGCCAAAACACAGGTTGAGCTGGCTCAGTTACAGTACCTTCTGCCACGGTTAACACGGTTCTGGACCCACCTCTCACGACAGAAAGGAGGTATAGGCACCAAAGGTCCCGGAGAAACGCAGATAGAAACGGACCGCCGGTTAATCGGAAAGAGAATATCCGTATTGAAAGAAAAACTGGAAAAGCTGGACAGGCAGAGAACCACGCAGCGAAAAGGCCGTGAAGAAATTACCCGTGTTGCCCTTGTGGGGTATACCAATGCGGGCAAGTCAACTTTGATGAATACATTAACAGAAACGTCGGTATTGGCCGAAGACCGGCTTTTTGCAACCCTCGACTCCACGGTCAGGCGCCTGGAGCTCGATAATCATGAGCTGCTGTTGTCCGACACGGTGGGGTTCATACGAAAACTTCCCCATAACCTGATAGAGAGCTTCAAGTCGACACTGGATGAGGTAAGGGAGTCTGACGTGCTTCTTCATGTGGTGGACGCTTCGAGCAGAATGGTTGACGATTATATTGATGTTGTAGAAGGAACACTGGACGAACTGGATGCAAATTCCGAAAAGAAAATTCTTGTTTTCAACAAAATAGACCTTCTCGAACCTGAAAAATTGATTGAATTGAAAAAAGAATACCCCGGTGCTGTATTTGTTTCCGCTTACAGGGGCATTGGTCTGAACAGGCTTCTGGAACGTTTGGAGGGCATTATTGAGGAAGATTATGTGGAATTTGCATACAACGTTCCAATGTCGCATTATAAGGCAGTGGCCTTTTTACACGATGTGGCGATAATCAGCAGAGAACATTTTGAAGGAAACAGCGTAACAATAGAAGGCACCATATCAAAAACAGACCGCGAGAGGTTTGAAAGTATGATGGCTGACATTGAACTTGTGAAAGACTGA
- a CDS encoding BatA domain-containing protein — translation MSFLNPLFLTALAAIAIPLLIYLFNLRKPKRVRFSTLAFFDSLKNTAIKRLKIKRWLLLTLRMLAVMMLAIAISRPVLTDNAGAAAGSDQDPGVIGILIDNSPGMMQVDRNGPLIDQAKSVALQIAERANQNDRILLETTHGESLNSPFLTGGSARAEIQDIVSVVKGGYTYERINNLKSRLENASEPNKIFFLVTSGRTGHFADFANDPTEEADASVRARIIKIGSESGSNTGFASVDVEEESSADPGELQVRSVVQNYGDQQVSNLFLNLYAGNDLIVQQPVSLGGNEAGEYLFTLPNPDQTVIEAELRIEGDELTFDNRYYLTIQKPQPRNVLVLSGSRRDAEVRSYLTPVLELMAEDTDRFSLSFYEPDELEISQLDDYDAVVLDGIRNIPDYLSSALIDHVQQGAGMLFLPSADGNLDNYNKLLNALGAGSYTGIVGTYGSFRSIDRLSVPESGHPLLEDLFDAAENEEIRLNLPELYYYFEMEQEGRLAPLPVLRSGSGASVMSEINSGNGKVIVSAIGTDPGWSNFPVKPFFAPFFYRSVEYLARGEGAAANVHLLGRPFRAMLPGSADPESVLILKNGDEIIPEIRQTFRGTILVYSSEEWSPGRIVVDTRNPENRQYHSINLDAMESSLQTLDEQEFEEIFGNRFADVDVVENIGFSDTIASTFEDASFGREIWFWFITAAIILLLAESLASRHLKAESIG, via the coding sequence ATGAGCTTTTTAAATCCGCTGTTTCTTACGGCACTCGCAGCAATTGCAATTCCTCTTTTAATCTACCTTTTTAACCTGAGGAAGCCGAAAAGGGTTCGATTTTCCACACTTGCCTTTTTTGACTCTTTGAAAAACACCGCGATAAAGCGATTAAAAATTAAGCGGTGGTTGCTTCTCACTCTGCGAATGCTGGCAGTCATGATGCTGGCAATCGCTATATCACGCCCGGTCTTAACGGATAATGCGGGTGCAGCTGCCGGCAGCGACCAGGATCCCGGTGTGATTGGCATCCTGATTGATAACAGCCCGGGCATGATGCAGGTTGACAGAAACGGGCCGCTCATCGATCAGGCCAAATCGGTAGCACTGCAAATTGCAGAACGTGCCAATCAGAACGACAGAATTTTGCTGGAAACAACTCATGGTGAATCGCTCAATTCACCTTTTCTTACGGGCGGCAGCGCCCGGGCTGAAATACAGGATATTGTTTCTGTGGTAAAGGGCGGATATACCTACGAGCGTATCAACAATCTTAAAAGCAGACTGGAAAATGCTTCTGAACCAAATAAAATTTTCTTTCTTGTAACTTCAGGAAGAACCGGACACTTTGCGGATTTTGCAAATGATCCAACGGAGGAAGCAGATGCGTCTGTCCGGGCCCGGATTATTAAAATTGGCTCTGAATCCGGTTCAAATACAGGTTTTGCATCTGTGGATGTGGAAGAAGAGTCATCGGCAGATCCCGGAGAGCTGCAGGTGCGATCCGTAGTGCAAAATTATGGCGATCAACAGGTAAGCAATCTTTTTCTGAATCTATATGCCGGTAATGATCTTATCGTACAGCAACCGGTTTCGCTGGGTGGGAATGAAGCGGGAGAGTATCTGTTCACACTGCCCAACCCGGATCAAACGGTTATTGAAGCTGAATTGCGCATAGAAGGGGATGAGCTAACGTTCGACAACCGGTACTATCTTACAATACAAAAACCGCAGCCCAGAAATGTTCTGGTACTGTCAGGAAGCCGCAGAGATGCAGAAGTACGGTCCTATCTCACGCCGGTTCTTGAATTAATGGCAGAGGATACGGACCGCTTCAGCCTCAGCTTTTACGAACCGGACGAGCTTGAAATCTCACAGCTGGATGATTACGATGCTGTTGTACTTGACGGTATTCGCAATATACCTGATTATCTGTCATCGGCTCTGATAGACCATGTTCAGCAGGGTGCGGGTATGCTTTTCCTGCCTTCTGCAGATGGCAACCTTGATAATTACAACAAGCTGCTTAATGCTCTGGGTGCAGGGAGCTACACGGGCATTGTAGGCACTTACGGATCATTCAGAAGTATTGACAGGCTTTCAGTTCCTGAATCAGGGCATCCTCTTCTTGAAGATTTGTTTGATGCAGCAGAGAATGAAGAGATCCGCCTTAATCTGCCAGAGCTCTATTACTATTTTGAAATGGAACAGGAAGGTCGCCTAGCGCCCCTGCCCGTGCTGCGCAGCGGCAGCGGGGCATCTGTAATGAGTGAGATCAATTCAGGAAACGGGAAAGTGATTGTTTCCGCAATTGGAACCGATCCGGGCTGGTCAAATTTTCCCGTTAAACCGTTTTTTGCACCGTTCTTTTATCGTTCCGTAGAATATCTTGCCCGCGGGGAAGGGGCAGCAGCCAATGTACATCTGCTGGGAAGGCCCTTTCGTGCCATGCTGCCCGGTTCTGCCGACCCTGAATCCGTTCTGATACTCAAGAATGGTGATGAGATCATCCCGGAAATCAGACAAACGTTCCGCGGCACCATACTCGTCTACAGCAGTGAAGAGTGGTCACCCGGCCGGATTGTTGTGGATACGCGGAATCCGGAAAACAGGCAATATCACTCAATTAATCTGGATGCAATGGAATCATCACTTCAAACGTTAGATGAACAAGAGTTCGAAGAAATATTCGGAAACCGTTTTGCTGATGTTGATGTTGTAGAAAACATTGGGTTTTCCGATACTATTGCAAGTACATTCGAGGATGCATCCTTTGGCCGGGAAATTTGGTTTTGGTTTATCACAGCCGCAATTATATTATTATTGGCAGAATCACTTGCATCGAGACATCTTAAAGCTGAATCAATTGGATGA
- a CDS encoding TIGR01777 family oxidoreductase — MDSKQILITGGTGFIGTHLSEILMRDGHYITIVTRSPEAHKNEEAKNQKFIPWDDLTSVMGSIDVVINMAGENLFGQRWTPEVKEKLYNSRILTTRKLVDAIRASVSKPEVFISTSGVNYYKDSGDDVITEESEPGDDFLANLCIDWEKEAELASDLGVRVVIARFGIVLEKNGGVIDKMRLPFKLFVGGPVGSGDQYMPWIHMEDLCHILIYAMENEELEGALNACSPEPVTMDEFADTLGDVMNRPSFFRVPEFVLDIVLGEAAVPVTGSLRVQPKVLQKSGFEFEYDDLGTALADIM, encoded by the coding sequence ATGGACTCAAAACAAATTCTTATCACCGGGGGAACCGGATTTATTGGTACTCATTTGAGTGAAATTCTAATGAGAGACGGGCACTATATCACCATAGTTACACGCTCGCCCGAAGCCCACAAAAACGAGGAAGCGAAAAATCAGAAATTTATACCCTGGGATGATCTTACATCCGTTATGGGTTCGATTGATGTGGTCATTAATATGGCAGGTGAAAATCTGTTCGGACAGCGCTGGACACCCGAGGTTAAGGAGAAGCTGTATAACAGCAGAATTCTGACTACGCGCAAGCTGGTAGATGCGATCAGGGCATCTGTATCGAAGCCGGAAGTTTTTATCTCAACATCGGGAGTTAACTATTACAAAGATTCAGGTGACGACGTAATTACGGAGGAGAGTGAGCCGGGTGATGATTTTCTTGCCAACCTTTGCATTGACTGGGAAAAAGAAGCCGAACTTGCATCCGATCTGGGCGTGAGGGTAGTAATTGCAAGGTTTGGTATTGTACTCGAAAAGAATGGCGGAGTGATAGATAAGATGAGACTGCCTTTTAAACTTTTTGTCGGAGGCCCTGTAGGATCCGGAGATCAATACATGCCTTGGATACACATGGAAGATCTTTGTCATATTCTGATTTATGCCATGGAAAATGAAGAGCTTGAAGGGGCTCTCAATGCGTGCTCACCCGAACCGGTTACCATGGATGAATTTGCCGACACTCTGGGCGATGTAATGAATAGGCCATCATTTTTCAGAGTACCTGAGTTTGTACTCGATATTGTGCTCGGAGAAGCAGCCGTTCCTGTTACAGGCAGCTTGCGTGTGCAGCCCAAAGTATTGCAAAAAAGCGGATTCGAGTTTGAGTATGATGACCTGGGAACTGCGCTGGCCGATATCATGTAA
- a CDS encoding phosphatidate cytidylyltransferase, with product MSELTKRILFAVPAAAFFLWITWLGGNAFQTLIFAIALLTVWEVHRLTQRTPYSDLFPISLIITLMIWRGELLPPWILYPAAGMVIAATLWAWISKKDEWARRWFSTLLTGVYAPFGFYMLIELRQLGTNTEGFWLTLSLLLMIWGNDMLAYFGGRKFGKNKLAPVSSPNKTWEGFAFGFLGAALGFTITWFISDTFPVAAVAAIPAIIIVSTMGPLGDVTASRLKRIADVKDSSSLLPGHGGLFDRFDSLILSAPFVYFLYRMFMH from the coding sequence GTGAGTGAGCTGACCAAGCGCATACTCTTTGCCGTCCCGGCTGCAGCTTTCTTCCTGTGGATTACATGGCTTGGCGGAAACGCATTTCAGACTCTGATTTTTGCCATTGCACTGCTGACGGTCTGGGAGGTGCACAGGCTTACACAGCGAACTCCCTATTCCGATCTTTTTCCGATCTCCCTGATAATTACCCTGATGATCTGGAGGGGTGAACTGTTGCCGCCATGGATATTGTATCCTGCCGCCGGTATGGTGATTGCGGCAACGTTATGGGCATGGATCAGCAAAAAAGATGAGTGGGCACGGCGCTGGTTTTCAACGTTATTAACCGGGGTGTACGCACCCTTTGGCTTTTATATGCTGATTGAACTTCGTCAGCTGGGCACGAATACGGAGGGCTTCTGGCTAACATTGTCACTGCTTCTGATGATTTGGGGAAATGACATGCTGGCGTACTTCGGAGGGAGAAAATTTGGCAAAAACAAGCTTGCACCGGTTAGTAGTCCCAATAAAACCTGGGAAGGATTTGCTTTCGGTTTTTTGGGTGCGGCACTTGGCTTCACAATTACGTGGTTCATATCAGATACGTTTCCAGTAGCGGCTGTAGCCGCCATCCCGGCCATCATCATTGTAAGTACAATGGGACCCTTGGGTGACGTAACGGCCAGCAGGCTGAAACGCATTGCAGATGTAAAAGACTCGTCGTCGCTGCTTCCGGGGCACGGTGGCCTCTTCGATCGGTTTGATTCACTGATTCTGAGCGCTCCTTTTGTTTACTTTCTGTACAGGATGTTTATGCACTGA